The genomic interval tgcctgcctgtttacgaaccctgcctttacctggaatctgatttgccTGCTGGACTTTTTTTGAATAAATCCTTTTTGATCTGCAATTGATTCCCGTTCTGAGTCGTGACAGGAATAAGCAGGCAGGACTTCTGAAGTTTTAAAAGAAAAGGCAGTTGACCACCAAAGGTAGCCTGGATGTGGGGCATGGTGAATCTGAATCATGTTTAAGTTTTAGCTCAGTAAAATCAACCAATAAACACCCTGTATCGTTAAGAGGAAGACAACCTTTTCCTTTTCACACTTTGCGCATTCTCACGCTGTGCTTCCTTAAATAAAGATAGTTGGCACATAGTTGGCACATTGAGAaccacagactaaaaactgcataCACAAGATATGTCCATAcgcatgtatgcacacaaacaggccTTGTTTAAATAAAGGGCAGACTACAATGAGATCTACTGTTCCATTGCTGAGACGGAGTAACCAAGTTACTATATTAAAAAACTTTATTCGCCATTACATACAATCATTTTCAATTTCATCTAACAAGGCTTAATTGCTATTTCGCAGTTAATGTATGGCTTTCAATTAGCTTATTTTAAAACAACATGtatggaggaagaggatagAACATATCTGACATATTTACAAAACCAACAAGGGAAACAGAACCGATTGAGACTCCTTCATCCACTGCCCTTGCTTTCCATCCCATGCTCAAAGTAGTCGAAGGACTCATACACTGGTACCTGACACTGtccgagggaaagagagacatgtCAAAAATTATATTATCATATTAATGATGGAGTTAAACGATGGACATATTTTTTATTGAGAATCTGACCTAAGGGGAACACAAATCCCGCTCCAATGATGTCAATGTTCCAACTCCtcagataattttttttcgttGCGTGCACGGTAGTACTGCTATATTATTAAATAGCGAGAGTTGTGGTTCCTctttaaggaacaggtagggccGGGGTTATGATATTCTTGCTGAGTGATGCCTACAGGTTAGACtagggacattggggatcgaacccggtacTTTCTGGCTGGGAGTGGAACCCTCTAGCCCTCCGACAGACTCACCCACTGGGGGAACCTCATAGATCACCCTTGCTGCTCGgtccaaccctaacacacacacacacacacacacacacacacacacacacacacacacacacacacacacacacacacacacacacacacacacagagaaatttACCCATTAGGAAAGCTTCACATTCAAGccaaacaaatacataaaatgCACTGACTCGTAAAAGTGCGCGGAATTCTTGCTAGTAAGCTGAAATCTGTTGACCACCTAGCTTTTTTTTAATTCGTTTTCAGACGTTTCCTTATGTGTTTACCAGGGTTAGTATAAAAAGTTGTGGGTTTATGCAACAGGCTGAAAGCTACTGGACTTAGCATGTTGTAAAATGTCTGTTCTTTCGATTGGAACGTTTTGTACCTCGTCTCCTCGGCAGCTTCCACAGATATATCAGAGTGACGAGGAACACGGCGGCCATTACTATTGCCAGCGAAACAACGACGGGGACCAGGTGCCGCAGTGGGGCGTCTATAGTCGGGTCTTTGGTCAGACAAAGGGGTTGAAAAATGATTGACAATATTAGCATTTAGTACATAGTCCTTAAACAGAGGCTTTTATCCAGCTACCAtaacagtgaattcagatacatgccATTAGGGAGCAGAAAGGGTGAGGGGGCAACTTGCTCAACAGGTAAGACTACTGACATATGGGATCAAACCTAGTACCTTTCGGCCGGGAGCTGAGCAACCCAAACCCCTAGCCTATCCTGTCTGATATTAGAATAGATGGCTAAACTCTGGTAATCTAAGACAACAAAATGTACTTTTGGTTTGGAAGATAAACAAAACCAGTCTTTGAGGTAAAGAAATGTACTTTCTTGCGTTGTGCCGTTGGTGGGGCTCCGTCGTTCTCTGACAGTGATCATCGTGCCATTTCCCCTAAACACAATAAGCGTGGGCTTATTAATGGCCACCTTGCAGACGTAGCGCCCAGTGTGGTTGCGGGTGACGTTGGGAAGGGTCAGGGTGTCACAGCCACAGGTAACGTTGTTCACAGGTGACAGGTCCGATCCACAGCCCTCTCCGTCGTTTGTTAGGGCTGTCAGTTGGTGAAGAATTGTAACCTCATTTTTCCTCCATTCCGCTCCATACTGTGTGTGGTTGGCGCCTGTCCAGCAACAATGGAGTGTGACGCTGCCTCCCTAGACGACCTCCAAATCTGCCGTCTGATACAGCTTTATATCCTTACCGGTAACAATTTCTGGAACAAGACAGAAGCGGAAGGACGTTGACAATTATTACTAAACAAGTGTTTCCCAACCTTTTCTGTCTTATACGCACCCCCATATCCTGATGGATCTGGAATAATTTTTTACCAAAACTGATTGCGGGTGTAATAAAGTAATATCTAAATCTTTCCAGGTACCCCCTGGAACTGCTAACATACCCCCCGAGTGTAGGCGTACCCCCGGTTGGGAAGCCCTTTTCTTAAGGTCTTTATAGCAGCGGGAGGAAGATGAGTTATGAGAGGTACTCACCCTGAGCCAGCAGCGGCCCCAGAGAGAGAAGCAACATAGTCCTCAATGGAAACTCCATCCTCCACTGATGCACAACTCAGCACTTGTGATCGCTTTCTTTCAGACATcgtacctcccacttcccccagacacatacacacacagacacacgacacacacacacacacacacacacacacacagacgcacacacacacagacgcacacacacacacacacacacacacacacacacacacacacacacacacacacacacacacacacacaaactccttcTCGATCAAACACAGCCATACGTGAACGTACATGAGtcaacaaatatatacattcaaAGTCAACACGTCTGTATACGTTGAACGTCACCAGTTTAGACGTTGAACGTCATCAGTCTTGCTTAATACACGTTTGGAATAAGCAAGCATGGATGTGATTTAAATATAACCACTTCTTATCACGATGTGTTGCAAAGAATGCAAGTGCAAATTCTTTGAACTTTTTAATTCTTTTTAATTCTTTTTAAAGAAAAGCCAGTCGACCACCAAAGGTAGCCTTCCAACATCGACATGTTgttcacttcctgtccctggCCTCCTGCATAGAGCCTCTTcttaaccacacagagaaacacacagacagacacacacacaaacatagcagAAGTAAAAGAGAACATAAGTGACTATATTAAAAATCTTTATTCACAATAACATACTgtacaatatttttttattaaacctgGCAAGGCTTCTTTGCTATTTCACAGTTAATGTATGACTTTAAATTAGcttgttgaaaaaaacaaaatggatggaGGCAGAAGATGACAGAACGTATCAGAGATATTTGCAAGACCAACAAGGGAAACAACAGATTGAGACTCCTTCATCCCTTGCTTTCCACCACACGCTCAAAGTAGTCGAAGGACTCATACACGGGTACCTGACACTgtcagagacaaagagagggagagacagagagaaagggagacggaTTATGTAATGTTCGTATACATAAAACACAAAGTTTAAGAACTACTATGTATTCGCTCTATATAAGCTTTTAGAATTTATTTTACTATTTCTTTGAATTGGTATTCACCAACAAGCATCACTTGATAAAAAGTAAATTTCCCATTGTGTAAAACACGTCATGATACACAAAAATATGTTTAGTCCAACTTAGGTTGTTTTAGGGGTGTTGGAGAGATCTGCTTCATAACGCGTGTTGTGTAAAGAGAACGGTCAGCAACATCAACTCCCCTTCCACTAAAAACTTGAGTTGGACGATTATTATCCAGAATCTGACCAATGGAGAACACAAACTTAATTAAGAACTTAATGTTCTTGTTTCGTGTGAGGCAGTACTTTTATATTAGTAACTAGCAAGCGTTGTGGTTCCTCTAtgaggaacaggtaggggttatgaTCTTCTTGCTGAATGATGCCTACAGGTTAGACtggggacattggggatcaaacccggtaCTTTCTGGTTGGGAGTGGAACCCCCTAGCCCTCCGACAGACTCACCCACTGGGAGGACCCTTTGGACGAGCTGGTGCTGGTTCCGTCCACCTCAGAGTCCTCGTGGGGAACCTCATAGATCACCCTTGCTGCTCGgtccaaccctaacacacacacacacacacgcgtgcgtacacaaagacacacacacacatataaaatcacaaacacaaacccacgctcatacacacacacacacaaacacataccgcACAAACAGAAATGGACCAGTTAGGAATTCCCACACATCCAAACGGAAAGAAATGCACAAAATACACAGACTGACACAAGTGCGAGGAAATATATGTCCGTGCATACAAAAAATACTATAAAAGGTTTTTTGATTCATGCTAATAAGCTCAAATCTCTTGAGTACTTAGCATGTTTTAAATTCGTTTTCAGACATTTCCTTATGTGTTTATCAGCGTTAGTCTAAAAAGATGTGAGTTCATGGGAACAGACTGAAAGCTACAGGACTCATAGCATGATGTAAAATGTCCGGTCTTTCGATTGGAACAATTTGTTTTGTACCTTGTCTCTTTCGCAGCTTCCACAGACATATCAGAGTGACAAAGAACGCAGCGGCCATTACTATTCCCAGCGAAACGATGACGGGGAAGGACATTGCAGGGTGTTTAGCCGAGTCTTTGGTTGAAAAGGGATTGACAATATTAGCATTTAGTACATAGTCATCAAACAGAAGTTTTTATCCAACGATaattacagtgaattcagatacatgccATTATGGAGCAGGAAAAGATAAGGGGCATCTAGCTCAAGGATACCCACAAGTTAGGCTATGGAcactggggattgaacccagaaacGTTCGGCAGGGAGCTGAATAACCTGAACCCCTTGCCTATCCTGTCTGATATTACAATGGACCATTAAACTATGGTACCATGTAATAATATAAACCAAGCCAGTCtttgagataaaaaaaacatactttttTGTGTCGTTCCGTTGGTTGGGCTCCGTCGTTCCGTGACAGTGATCATCGTGCCGTTTCCCAAAGACTGAATAAGCATGGGCTTATCCATGGTCACCTTGCAGACGTAGCGCCCAGCGTGGTTGCGGGTGACGTTGGGAAGGGTCAGGGTGGCACAGCCACAGGCACCGTTGTTCGAAGTTGACAGGGCCGAACCACAGCCCTCTCCCTCATACCTCACGGCTGTCGGTTGGTGAAGAATTTGACCCACATTTTCCAACCAGTTCACTTTATACTTTTTGGGGTTGACGGCTCTCAAGCAACAATGGAGTGTGACGCTGTCTCCCTCCGAGACCCTCACATCTGCCGTCTCATACAGCTTGATATCGTCCTTGGTAAAGGTTTCTGGAACAAAACAAAAGCGGAAGCAAAAGAGCAGCAATAGTTTAGAGTGCCATTTATTTCACTATTTACCAATTTAAAAGCCATTCCAGGATCGAACACGGTGTCCTTTGTCCAAAAGTCAAACCGGTTAGTAAACTACCTATAATCCTCATTTGGATTTACTCAGGAaatttttaatattattttaggATATTTTAGGATATTAAATTACATTGTTGAAATATACACTAGCGTTTCCCAACACTTTCTGTCTCATATGTACCCCCATATCCTGATCAGTACGGCTCAGCTATCCCCTCATCGGCACCAAACCACAAATGTAATCTTTAAGTTGATATCATATCTTTTCATCTTTCAAATTTAAGATGCCTCTAGTTTGATCAGCAACATTCAGCAATATATTGAACACATTTCAACAGATGTTGTAATTCACactataatatatttattctttttacCATTTTTACCAAAACTGATTTGTGGGTGAAATAAAGTAATATAAATGCTTTCCAGGTACCCCATGTAACTGGTAACGTACCCCCCGAGTGTAGGCGTACCCCCGGTTGGGAATCCCTATTCTTAAGGTCTTTATCGCAGCGGGAGGAAGATGAGTTATGAGCGGTACTCACCCCGAGCCAGCAGCGGCCCCAGAGAGAGAAGCAACATAGTCCTCAGTGGAAACTCCATCCTCCACTGATGCACCACTCAGCTCTTGTGTTCGCTTTCTTACAGACATCGCACCTCCCACTtccatcagacacacactcacacactcacacactcacacacacacacacacacacacacacacacacacacacacacacacacacacacacacacacacacacaaacacattcacacacacacattttcttccTCTAACTACAAACATACGCAAGCGTACAGGTAAAAGTCAACAAATATATGCATTTAAAGTCAACACGTCTGTATATATTTAAAGTCAAAAGTCGATACGTTGAACATCATAAGTCTTGCTTGGAATAAGCAAGCAGGCATGTTAGTTAAATGGAACCTCTTATCCCTTCTTGGACGTGTTGCAAAGGAGGCAAGCACAAATCCTTTGAACTTCTGAACTTTCA from Gadus morhua unplaced genomic scaffold, gadMor3.0, whole genome shotgun sequence carries:
- the LOC115538239 gene encoding uncharacterized protein LOC115538239 isoform X3, which encodes MEFPLRTMLLLSLGPLLARETFTKDDIKLYETADVRVSEGDSVTLHCCLRAVNPKKYKVNWLENVGQILHQPTAVRYEGEGCGSALSTSNNGACGCATLTLPNVTRNHAGRYVCKVTMDKPMLIQSLGNGTMITVTERRSPTNGTTQKNSAKHPAMSFPVIVSLGIVMAAAFFVTLICLWKLRKRQGLDRAARVIYEVPHEDSEVDGTSTSSSKGSSQWCQVPVYESFDYFERVVESKG
- the LOC115538239 gene encoding uncharacterized protein LOC115538239 isoform X2 — translated: MEFPLRTMLLLSLGPLLARETFTKDDIKLYETADVRVSEGDSVTLHCCLRAVNPKKYKVNWLENVGQILHQPTAVRYEGEGCGSALSTSNNGACGCATLTLPNVTRNHAGRYVCKVTMDKPMLIQSLGNGTMITVTERRSPTNGTTQKNSAKHPAMSFPVIVSLGIVMAAAFFVTLICLWKLRKRQGLDRAARVIYEVPHEDSEVDGTSTSSSKGSSQWCQVPVYESFDYFEHGMESKGSG
- the LOC115538239 gene encoding uncharacterized protein LOC115538239 isoform X1 translates to MEFPLRTMLLLSLGPLLARETFTKDDIKLYETADVRVSEGDSVTLHCCLRAVNPKKYKVNWLENVGQILHQPTAVRYEGEGCGSALSTSNNGACGCATLTLPNVTRNHAGRYVCKVTMDKPMLIQSLGNGTMITVTERRSPTNGTTQKNSAKHPAMSFPVIVSLGIVMAAAFFVTLICLWKLRKRQGLDRAARVIYEVPHEDSEVDGTSTSSSKGSSQWCQVPVYESFDYFERVVESKGSG